Proteins found in one Pongo pygmaeus isolate AG05252 chromosome 8, NHGRI_mPonPyg2-v2.0_pri, whole genome shotgun sequence genomic segment:
- the LOC134740199 gene encoding uncharacterized protein LOC134740199, with product MAASCCTLNRTWHCGFWASCSELLLQTPASSQGSLVVPNDQCSDHQEAHCLIPGIFQDVSHYKKHVAASGIPGSHHGKHQAASGIRVPITGSTCLCLAADGIRGSHHGKHVAASGMPGSHHRKNVPVSGIPGSHHRKHVAASDIRGSYCMKHVPASSILGSHHRKHVAVSGCFWYLGFPSWEAHACIWYTGFIYLRALILYLNPSSISYEFLFSSICTLLSTS from the exons ATGGCAGCTTCCTGCTGCACCCTCAATCGG ACCTGGCACTGTGGATTCTGGGCCTCCTGCTCCGAGCTGCTGCTCCAGACACCTGCCAGCAGCCAGGGGTCGCTGGTGGTGCCAAATGACCAG TGTTCTGACCATCAAGAAGCTCACTGCTTAATTCCTGGCATATTCCAAGATGTTTCCCATTACAAGAAGCATGTGGCTGCATCTGGTATACCAGGTTCCCATCACGGGAAGCACCAGGCTGCATCTGGTATACGGGTTCCCATTACAGGAAGCACGTGTCTGTGTCTGGCTGCAGATGGTATACGGGGTTCTCATCACGGAAAGCACGTGGCTGCATCTGGTATGCCAGGTTCTCATCACAGGAAGAATGTGCCTGTGTCTGGTATACCGGGTTCCCACCACAGGAAGCACGTGGCTGCATCTGATATACGGGGTTCCTACTGCATGAAGCACGTGCCCGCGTCTAGTATACTGGGTTCCCATCACAGGAAGCACGTGGCCGTGTCTGGCTGCTTCTGGTATCTGGGGTTCCCATCATGGGAAGCACATGCCTGCATCTGGTATACTGGTTTCATTTATCTTCGTGCCCTTATTCTGTACCTAAACCCATCATCTATTtcttatgaatttttattttcatcaatatGTACACTTCTATCAACTTCCTAA
- the LOC134740200 gene encoding basic proline-rich protein-like: MASPLLLSASGLIEAGPIQNFQKLLAEGTKEGTVQGIERRVLTVQQQVHLQARCGLASRLRGHVCRAGRTHGCCFPTRQGPVRSNSCGPGSPQSSQEVPPSPPPPPSLPPPPSLPPPPSPPPPPSLPPPPSLPPPPSLPPPPPSPPPPPPPPPPPPPPPPPPPPPPPPPPPPPPHPPCPPPHPPCPPPPPPPPHPPRPPPPPPPPLLPHPLPSSPTPSPPPPPPPPPPPPPPPPPLPPSPPPLPPSPPPLPPPPPPPPPPPPPPPPPPPSSPPPLPPPPLPPPPPPPPPPPPPPPPPLPPPPPPPSPPPPPPPPPPPPTPPSPSPPTPSPPPPAPPPPPPPPPPPPPLPLPFPLPPPFPLPPPPPPPSPPPPPPSPPPPPPPPTPPPLPSPPPPLSSPPPPLPSPPPPLPSPPPPLPSPPPLPSPPPPLPSPPPPLPSPPPPPPLLCLSLLCPSPPPLPPPPHSPPPSPLPPSPVPPPPSPS, encoded by the exons ATGGCCTCGCCCCTCTTGCTGTCAGCATCAGGACTGATAGAAGCTGGGCCCATTCAGAATTTCCAGAAGCTGT TGGCCGAGGGCACGAAGGAGGGCACAGTTCAGGGGATTGAGAGACGTGTGCTGACTGTCCAGCAGCAGGTCCACCTGCAGGCACGGTGCGGCCTGGCGTCTCGTCTGAGAGGACACGTGTGCAGGGCAGGCAGGACCCACGGCTGCTGCTTCCCCACTCGCCAAGGCCCCGTCAGGAGCAACAGCTGCGGCCCTGGGAGCCCACagtccagccaggaggtg cccccctcccctccccctcccccctcccttccccctcccccctcccttccccctcccccctcccctccccctcccccctcccttccccctcccccctcccttccccctcccccctcccttccccctccccctccctcccc accccctcctcctcctcccccaccccctcctcccccaccccctccccctcctcccccaccccctcctcctcctcccccaccccctcctcaccCACCCTGTCCCCCTCCTCACCCACCctgtccccctcctcccccaccccctcctcacccaccccgtccccctcctcccccaccccctcccctcctcccccaccccctcccctcctcccccaccccctcccctcctcccc ctccccctcctcctcctccccctcctccccctcctccccctcttcctccctctcctcctcctcttcctccctctcctcctcctcttcctccccctcctcctccccctcctccccctcctcctccccctcctccccctcctc cctcctccccccctcctcttccccctcctcctcttcctcctccccctccccctccgcctcctccccctccccctccgcctcctcccctccccc ctcctccccctcccccttcccctccccctccacctccccctccccctccccctcccactcctccttccccctccc cccccaccccctcccctccccctcctgcaccccctccccctcctccaccccctccccctccccctcctcttccccttccctttcctcttccccctccctttcctcttcccc ctccccctcctcctccttcacctccccctcctcctccttcacctccccctcctcctccccctc caactccccctcctcttccatcacctccccctcctctttcatcacctccccctcctcttccatcacctccccctcctcttccatcacctccccctcctcttccatcacctcctcctcttccatcacctccccctcctcttccatcacctccccctcctcttccatcacctccccctcctcctccactccTCTGCCTCTCACTGCTCtgcccctccccccctcccctcccccctcccccccactcccctcccccctcccccctcccccccagtcccgtcccccctcccccctccccttcc